In Falco cherrug isolate bFalChe1 chromosome 5, bFalChe1.pri, whole genome shotgun sequence, one DNA window encodes the following:
- the STMP1 gene encoding short transmembrane mitochondrial protein 1, protein MLQFLLGFTLGNVVGMYLAQNYDIPNIAKKLEDFKKDVEAKKKPPSDKS, encoded by the exons CTTGGTTTTACTCTTGGCAATGTGGTTGGGATGTATCTGGCTCAGAACTATGAT aTTCCTAACATTGCAAAGAAGCTTGAAGATTTCAAGAAGGATGTGGAAGCTAAGAAGAAACCTCCCAGCGACAAGTCCTAA